Proteins encoded within one genomic window of Candidatus Thiodiazotropha endoloripes:
- a CDS encoding B12-binding domain-containing radical SAM protein, with amino-acid sequence MLPTSASENHPKVALVALHAGYSHSSLALQSIAAYADARGCGHRMQLFDALVNTNHQVLIERLVEYAPRIIGFSTYLWNISASIRLSRLLKQLLPEMQVVFGGPEAGARGVELLTRVSEIDYVIEGEGEAAFTDLMNRVFQTQGDFESVSGLVYRKDDQIQQNSVQLMPVSEIPPIVSEGRFDSAKPLVYWETSRGCPYQCSFCSSATERLRAFPVERVEADLQVLEQLSNKTVKLLDRSFHLGEKRTSTLLQRFAATPDGLRFHLELNPDRISEQAMSVFREALPGKFQFEIGLQTLNDQVLINIDRRMDVAKSLENIRCLVEMRRHPVHLDLIVGLPGETVELCTSSLDQTFRLYPDHLQLGILKLLPGTPLQQQAHQLGYRWDTEPPYEVLSNPSMAFKQIAQFKRYAELLERLYNSGLLKTTLTGLVSQCFSGSVSDCFDRLLDDSGQQIARDNLQPDALFDQLCNFMIPYLEDTPGLQEWLLWDYCQFSLVNGKTPQWIADRLTLSEKVVVQGSRRRLPVITLTDTGVTMINQLTGSRYVAGRYALWPRQHKKGKPVEIFSLA; translated from the coding sequence TTGTTACCGACATCCGCTTCTGAAAATCATCCCAAGGTTGCGCTTGTAGCGTTACATGCCGGATACAGCCACAGCTCCCTCGCTCTCCAATCCATTGCGGCCTATGCGGATGCTCGAGGCTGTGGGCACCGGATGCAGTTGTTCGATGCCCTGGTCAATACCAATCACCAGGTGCTGATCGAGAGGCTGGTTGAATATGCACCGAGGATCATCGGCTTCTCCACCTATTTGTGGAACATCTCGGCCAGCATCCGTCTGAGCCGACTGCTTAAACAGTTATTGCCCGAGATGCAGGTGGTATTCGGCGGGCCAGAGGCTGGCGCCAGAGGGGTAGAACTGTTGACCCGGGTGTCTGAAATCGACTATGTGATCGAAGGGGAGGGGGAGGCCGCATTTACTGACCTGATGAACAGGGTTTTTCAAACGCAAGGGGATTTTGAGAGCGTTTCTGGTCTGGTATACCGGAAAGATGATCAGATTCAGCAGAATTCAGTTCAGCTGATGCCGGTATCGGAGATTCCACCGATTGTGTCAGAAGGGCGCTTCGACAGTGCTAAGCCTTTGGTTTACTGGGAAACTTCCAGAGGTTGCCCCTACCAGTGCAGCTTCTGTAGCAGTGCAACGGAGCGCTTGAGAGCCTTTCCTGTGGAAAGGGTAGAAGCCGACCTGCAAGTCCTTGAACAGCTATCCAATAAAACCGTCAAGCTACTGGATCGCAGCTTCCATCTTGGGGAAAAACGTACCTCGACACTGCTGCAGCGCTTTGCTGCAACCCCTGATGGATTGCGTTTCCATCTGGAACTCAACCCGGATCGGATCTCTGAACAGGCGATGAGCGTGTTTCGTGAAGCGCTCCCAGGAAAGTTTCAGTTTGAGATCGGATTACAGACCCTGAATGACCAGGTGCTGATCAACATCGATCGGCGGATGGATGTGGCAAAGTCACTGGAGAATATTCGCTGCTTGGTTGAGATGCGAAGACATCCAGTCCATCTTGACCTGATCGTGGGACTACCCGGAGAGACGGTTGAACTCTGTACCAGTTCCCTGGATCAGACTTTCAGGCTCTACCCGGATCATCTGCAACTCGGAATCCTGAAATTGCTCCCGGGAACCCCTTTACAGCAACAGGCTCATCAACTCGGGTATCGATGGGATACCGAGCCACCCTATGAGGTCTTGTCTAACCCTTCCATGGCATTCAAACAGATCGCTCAATTCAAACGCTATGCGGAATTACTGGAGCGCCTCTACAACAGTGGTTTGTTAAAAACCACTCTGACGGGTCTGGTGAGTCAATGCTTTTCCGGTAGTGTCAGCGACTGTTTTGATCGGTTGCTCGACGATTCAGGACAACAGATAGCCCGGGATAACCTGCAGCCAGACGCGTTGTTTGATCAGCTATGCAACTTCATGATTCCCTACCTCGAGGATACACCAGGTCTGCAGGAGTGGCTGCTATGGGATTACTGCCAATTCAGCCTGGTCAATGGAAAAACACCCCAGTGGATCGCAGATCGATTGACCCTGAGTGAGAAGGTTGTAGTGCAGGGCAGCCGAAGGCGATTACCTGTTATTACTCTGACCGATACGGGGGTGACCATGATCAATCAGTTAACTGGCAGTCGTTATGTGGCAGGTCGGTATGCACTCTGGCCGAGACAGCACAAAAAAGGCAAACCGGTGGAGATCTTCTCTCTCGCTTGA
- the tviB gene encoding Vi polysaccharide biosynthesis UDP-N-acetylglucosamine C-6 dehydrogenase TviB encodes MIDFDKVHIGVLGLGYVGLPLAVEFGKKFPTIGLDINEARVEELKQGKDSSLEVDPAELQQVPHLSYTSQLEDLKACNVFIVTVPTPINEHKQPDLSPLIGASHALGKVMKSGDIAIFESTVYPGATEEVCVPIMEEESGLKFNQDFFVGYSPERINPGDKEHRLPTIKKVTSGSTPEVADFVDELYKTVITAGTHKASSIKVAEAAKVIENTQRDVNIALINELALIFNKLNIDTLEVLEAAGSKWNFLPFRPGLVGGHCIGVDPYYLTHKAQSIGYQPEIILAGRRLNDGMGAYVVHSVVKMMMKRGMSTNNSRVLVLGLTFKENCPDLRNTRVVDIVSEFEDYGASVDVYDPWVNPEEAEEEYGLLPIDSLSDGTYDAVILAVAHQEFQQMGADKIRALCKENGVLFDVKNVLPVDEVDARL; translated from the coding sequence ATGATCGATTTCGATAAAGTGCACATCGGTGTACTGGGTCTTGGTTACGTTGGGCTGCCTCTGGCAGTTGAGTTCGGAAAAAAATTTCCCACCATCGGTTTGGACATCAATGAAGCACGTGTCGAGGAGCTGAAACAGGGCAAGGACAGCTCTTTGGAGGTCGATCCAGCTGAGCTTCAGCAGGTGCCCCACCTCAGCTACACCAGCCAGCTTGAAGACCTGAAAGCATGCAATGTCTTTATTGTTACGGTTCCGACACCAATCAACGAGCACAAACAGCCGGATCTGTCACCACTGATCGGCGCCAGTCATGCGCTGGGCAAGGTGATGAAATCTGGTGACATTGCCATCTTCGAATCGACTGTCTATCCCGGAGCGACCGAAGAGGTCTGCGTACCGATCATGGAAGAGGAGTCCGGCTTGAAATTCAACCAGGACTTTTTTGTCGGCTACAGCCCTGAGCGTATCAATCCCGGAGATAAAGAGCACAGACTACCCACCATCAAGAAGGTAACCTCAGGCTCTACCCCGGAAGTCGCTGATTTTGTTGATGAACTTTACAAAACAGTCATCACGGCCGGAACCCATAAAGCAAGTAGCATCAAAGTGGCTGAGGCGGCAAAAGTCATCGAAAACACCCAGAGAGATGTCAATATCGCCCTGATTAACGAGTTGGCTCTGATTTTCAACAAATTGAATATTGATACTCTGGAAGTGCTTGAAGCGGCTGGAAGCAAATGGAATTTCCTTCCCTTCAGACCTGGACTGGTGGGTGGTCACTGCATCGGTGTTGACCCCTACTACCTTACCCACAAAGCCCAGTCCATAGGCTACCAGCCAGAGATCATCCTGGCCGGTCGTCGTCTCAATGACGGTATGGGCGCCTACGTGGTACACAGCGTAGTCAAGATGATGATGAAACGGGGAATGTCCACCAATAACAGCCGAGTTCTGGTGCTGGGCCTGACCTTCAAGGAGAACTGCCCTGACCTGCGAAATACCAGGGTCGTCGATATCGTCAGTGAATTTGAGGACTACGGAGCATCTGTCGATGTCTATGACCCCTGGGTCAATCCGGAGGAAGCAGAGGAAGAGTACGGATTACTTCCCATCGATAGTCTGTCTGACGGCACTTATGATGCAGTCATCCTGGCAGTGGCACATCAGGAATTCCAGCAGATGGGCGCGGACAAGATCAGAGCGTTGTGTAAAGAGAATGGTGTACTGTTCGATGTTAAGAATGTACTCCCCGTTGATGAAGTTGATGCCAGACTATGA
- a CDS encoding NAD-dependent epimerase/dehydratase family protein, whose translation MTTYESLKERLKSQPATWLITGVAGFIGSNLLETLLKLNQKVVGLDNFATGHAYNFDKVKAAVSVDQWSAFRFIEGDIRDLQTCHDACNGVDYVLHQAALGSVPRSLTDPITTNECNISGFLNMLVAGRDAQVKRFVYAASSSTYGDHPGLPKVEDKTGNPLSPYAVTKLVNEHYAQVFARCYDFNTIGLRYFNIFGQRQDPNGAYAAVIPKWVASMIDRDDVFINGDGETSRDFCYIDNAVQANLLAATTTNPDAANQVYNVAVGDRTSLNQLFTKIRDILADRFTYLSDLTPVYRDFRAGDVRHSLADIEKAKNLLGYQPSHNIDQGLTEAMSWYIDDLTS comes from the coding sequence ATGACTACCTATGAATCACTGAAAGAGCGTCTGAAAAGTCAGCCCGCCACCTGGCTGATTACCGGTGTAGCCGGATTTATAGGCTCTAACCTGCTGGAAACCTTGCTGAAGCTGAATCAGAAAGTTGTCGGCCTGGATAATTTCGCAACTGGCCACGCTTACAATTTTGACAAGGTTAAGGCCGCTGTTTCCGTTGACCAGTGGTCCGCTTTTCGTTTCATCGAGGGTGACATTCGAGATTTGCAGACCTGCCACGACGCCTGTAACGGTGTCGACTATGTACTCCATCAGGCTGCCTTGGGCTCAGTACCCCGCTCGCTCACTGATCCGATAACCACCAATGAGTGCAACATCAGCGGCTTTTTGAATATGCTGGTTGCCGGTAGGGATGCGCAGGTCAAGCGTTTCGTCTATGCGGCCTCGAGTTCGACCTACGGGGATCACCCGGGTCTGCCGAAGGTCGAGGATAAAACCGGAAATCCGCTCTCACCCTATGCCGTCACAAAGCTGGTGAATGAACATTATGCCCAGGTATTTGCCCGTTGCTATGATTTCAACACCATCGGACTGAGATATTTCAATATCTTCGGCCAACGTCAGGATCCGAATGGAGCCTATGCGGCTGTGATCCCAAAATGGGTGGCTTCGATGATCGACCGGGATGACGTCTTCATCAATGGGGATGGTGAGACAAGCCGTGATTTCTGTTATATCGACAATGCGGTTCAGGCCAATCTGTTGGCAGCCACAACCACCAATCCGGATGCGGCCAATCAGGTTTACAATGTGGCGGTAGGAGACCGAACCAGCCTCAATCAGCTGTTCACCAAAATCAGAGACATTCTTGCTGACAGATTCACCTATCTGAGTGACCTTACCCCGGTATACCGGGACTTCAGGGCTGGTGACGTTCGTCACTCCCTGGCCGATATCGAGAAGGCAAAAAACCTGCTTGGCTATCAACCCAGCCACAACATCGATCAAGGCCTGACTGAAGCGATGTCCTGGTACATTGATGACTTAACCAGCTGA